One window from the genome of Ignavibacteria bacterium encodes:
- a CDS encoding MtnX-like HAD-IB family phosphatase gives MVPELIKNDNRVETSGVICDSIENRIDPSLVKVFIDFDGTITLKDVGANIFIEFGEKEKAYEIIYGFRDGIYTATETWDELLKTLIVTNEEKIKEYTSSFEMDEHFPEFISFLRQQRIENYIVSDGFRFYIESILEREGLRVPFFANDLIFGEGEVKMDFPYTDEHCIKCANCKRNHVVSLSADHEFSIYIGNGNSDICAALHCDYIFAKDSLLKYCELNRVSYYPFKDFRDVQIRISELLGKKRLKKRHQAELNRRKLYMQG, from the coding sequence ATGGTTCCGGAACTCATAAAAAATGATAACAGGGTTGAGACCTCTGGTGTTATTTGTGATTCCATTGAAAACCGGATTGATCCCTCACTTGTAAAGGTGTTCATCGACTTTGACGGAACCATCACTTTAAAGGATGTCGGAGCAAATATCTTTATTGAATTCGGGGAGAAAGAGAAAGCTTACGAGATTATTTACGGGTTCAGAGACGGGATATATACAGCAACCGAGACTTGGGATGAGCTCCTGAAGACCCTGATTGTGACGAACGAAGAGAAAATCAAGGAGTATACTTCGTCCTTTGAGATGGATGAACATTTTCCTGAATTTATCTCTTTCCTGAGACAGCAGAGAATTGAGAACTATATAGTAAGTGACGGATTCAGATTCTACATCGAATCTATTCTGGAAAGAGAGGGGCTTAGAGTTCCGTTTTTCGCCAACGATCTCATTTTTGGGGAAGGGGAAGTAAAAATGGATTTCCCGTATACCGATGAACATTGCATCAAATGTGCGAACTGTAAACGAAATCATGTCGTTTCCTTGAGTGCCGATCATGAATTTTCGATCTACATCGGGAACGGGAACTCGGATATCTGTGCCGCACTCCACTGCGACTACATTTTTGCGAAGGATTCACTTTTGAAATATTGCGAACTGAACCGTGTCTCCTACTACCCGTTCAAAGATTTCAGGGATGTACAGATAAGAATTTCTGAACTGCTCGGCAAAAAAAGGCTTAAAAAAAGGCATCAGGCAGAGTTGAACAGACGCAAACTCTACATGCAGGGCTGA
- the smc gene encoding chromosome segregation protein SMC has protein sequence MYLSKLEILGFKSFAQKTVIHFNKGITAIVGPNGCGKTNIVDALRWCIGEQKSSVLRSDKMENVIFNGTSARKPLGMSEVALTIQNDKGILPVDYTEVIITRRIFRSGESEYLLNKNIARLKDITSLFMDTGMGANAYSVIELKMVESILSNKADERRTMFEEAAGVNKYKIRRKLTLKKLEEVRSDLSRANDLISEIEKKVNSLERQAKKAEKYQQLANRLKEIDMKSAACDLFVMLNEQAVWQQQHFDATIQKNEIEITLSRLDEIFAGIREKTYITENELKETRKKIGAQTELIYKSERNISVAQESRRSLENNIKRFESEISEFENQIEESEGSLEDLNFDLDEKNLEEEKLVAEIASVKNEVEEKRGKLSEARESIKLFSASVLSKVQGSAERKNELSNLEKSLLRTGQTSQKNTGRLNILNESISKNSAFLSEINSEIAETSDNLKNAETVFNETTLKKEALEKELDNLREEEFEIKSSINDLKTRIDFLNDLINNLEGFSLASKKLMEDKSWSGDEKRLISDFGEPVDEFKFAVEAALKANFNSFIVSEVSEVEAGINLLLSSNSGKASFIVKLDTTERTKSFVDKIARFANKRIVKRLANEDGFVDFAHKLVNVPETYEPFFELLLANVAVVKNLSAALRLAGRYSGFRFITPDGDIVGDNGSVEAGSRLKDEDTLFGKKTQLENLRKGIKPLEDQLGALKQKIYSVEYDLHLIDLKDMGDAIRIYQNDLMQLEKQAAQLEFEVKKASEEKSLLDSEAITLNDQMAQLESEISRLRAETAEDDKHKEETAAKQRELETVTLETEKEFNVSSREYNQKILDLERVKGEKKNLLNSIERVNQSLVSLKNSIERRKRDIETARTEIEILTGTIEDGEFDLEELKQAREILRGKEKEIETVYLQEREELDNLEREKTSIRKNRDKISEDLHRSELKYNEYTINIKNLKRRINEKYELEVSPVEPTEEELEQLDGWRAEVREIEHQLHQIGPVNLLAFEEYDEEKKRFDFFAGQRSDLIQSEKDLIKTIDEINTTAQNLFFETFEAIRENFQKIFRSLFRQEDEADLRLEEGVDPLEARIEIIAKPRGKRPTSIELLSGGEKTLTAIALLFAIYLVKPSPFCILDEIDAPLDDANIDRFTKIIREFSENTQFIVVTHNKRTMEAADTMYGVTMQEEGVSKLVSVRFNEDFNIVA, from the coding sequence TTGTACTTATCGAAGCTCGAGATATTAGGTTTTAAATCGTTCGCTCAAAAGACTGTGATCCACTTTAACAAGGGGATAACAGCGATAGTGGGACCGAACGGTTGCGGGAAAACCAATATTGTCGATGCTTTGCGCTGGTGTATTGGGGAACAGAAATCCTCCGTTCTCCGCTCTGACAAGATGGAAAATGTTATTTTCAACGGAACTTCAGCCCGAAAACCGCTCGGAATGTCAGAGGTGGCTCTCACAATTCAGAATGACAAAGGGATTCTTCCTGTCGATTACACAGAAGTGATCATTACCCGAAGAATTTTCCGTTCGGGAGAGAGTGAATATCTTTTAAATAAGAACATCGCCCGTTTGAAGGATATAACCAGTCTGTTCATGGATACCGGCATGGGGGCAAATGCTTATTCTGTCATCGAGTTGAAGATGGTTGAATCGATTCTCAGCAACAAGGCTGATGAACGAAGAACGATGTTTGAGGAAGCTGCCGGGGTAAACAAATACAAAATCAGAAGAAAACTTACTTTAAAGAAGCTTGAAGAGGTAAGATCAGACCTTTCAAGAGCGAATGATCTGATTTCCGAAATCGAGAAAAAAGTAAATTCACTCGAGAGACAGGCGAAGAAAGCTGAAAAATATCAGCAACTTGCGAACAGGTTAAAAGAAATAGACATGAAGTCTGCAGCCTGCGACCTCTTCGTGATGCTTAATGAACAGGCTGTATGGCAGCAACAACATTTCGACGCCACAATTCAAAAAAATGAAATTGAGATAACTCTCAGCAGGCTCGATGAGATATTCGCGGGGATTCGGGAAAAAACCTATATCACCGAAAACGAGCTTAAAGAGACAAGAAAAAAGATCGGTGCCCAGACCGAATTGATCTATAAATCGGAGCGAAACATCTCTGTGGCTCAGGAATCCCGCCGTTCGCTCGAGAATAATATTAAAAGGTTCGAATCGGAGATCTCGGAATTCGAAAATCAAATTGAAGAATCAGAGGGAAGCCTTGAAGATTTGAACTTCGATCTGGATGAAAAAAATCTTGAAGAAGAGAAGCTGGTGGCAGAAATTGCCTCTGTGAAAAATGAAGTGGAAGAGAAAAGGGGCAAACTCTCAGAAGCCAGGGAAAGCATAAAGCTGTTTTCTGCATCTGTTCTCTCCAAGGTACAGGGCTCTGCAGAGCGGAAGAATGAGTTGAGCAACCTCGAGAAATCGCTCCTCAGAACCGGACAGACATCTCAGAAGAATACCGGACGATTGAACATTTTAAATGAATCGATTTCCAAAAACTCGGCATTCCTCTCAGAGATTAATTCTGAAATTGCCGAGACTTCCGATAATCTCAAGAATGCAGAAACCGTTTTTAATGAGACCACTCTGAAAAAAGAAGCTCTTGAGAAGGAACTCGACAATCTAAGAGAAGAAGAATTTGAAATAAAATCATCCATCAATGACCTGAAGACAAGAATCGACTTCCTCAACGATCTGATAAACAACCTTGAGGGATTTTCTCTTGCTTCAAAAAAACTGATGGAAGACAAGTCATGGTCGGGTGATGAAAAGAGATTGATATCCGATTTCGGGGAACCGGTTGATGAATTCAAGTTTGCTGTCGAGGCGGCCCTAAAAGCGAACTTTAACAGTTTCATAGTCTCCGAAGTGTCCGAGGTGGAAGCAGGCATCAATCTTCTTCTTTCATCGAACAGCGGGAAAGCATCTTTCATCGTAAAACTGGATACGACGGAAAGAACAAAATCGTTTGTAGACAAAATTGCCCGGTTTGCCAACAAAAGAATAGTAAAACGGCTCGCAAACGAAGATGGATTTGTCGATTTTGCTCACAAACTGGTGAATGTACCTGAAACATACGAACCATTTTTCGAACTGCTTCTTGCAAATGTTGCGGTTGTAAAAAATCTTTCAGCAGCGCTTCGACTCGCGGGCAGATATTCAGGTTTCAGATTCATCACACCCGACGGGGATATTGTAGGTGACAACGGGTCCGTGGAAGCGGGATCCCGTCTTAAGGATGAGGATACCCTGTTTGGGAAGAAGACCCAGCTTGAGAACCTGAGGAAGGGAATAAAACCCCTCGAAGATCAGCTTGGTGCATTGAAGCAGAAGATATATTCGGTGGAATATGATCTTCATCTCATCGACCTGAAAGATATGGGAGATGCGATAAGGATCTATCAGAATGATTTGATGCAGTTGGAGAAACAGGCTGCACAGCTCGAATTTGAAGTGAAAAAAGCCTCGGAAGAAAAATCACTGCTTGATTCAGAGGCAATTACACTCAACGACCAGATGGCACAGCTTGAGAGTGAGATATCCAGACTTAGAGCCGAAACTGCCGAGGACGACAAGCACAAAGAAGAAACTGCCGCAAAACAGAGAGAACTTGAAACAGTCACGCTTGAAACAGAAAAGGAATTCAATGTTTCATCCCGTGAGTACAATCAAAAAATACTCGATCTCGAAAGAGTGAAGGGGGAGAAGAAGAACCTCCTCAATTCCATTGAACGGGTAAATCAATCCCTGGTGTCGTTAAAGAACTCGATTGAGAGAAGAAAAAGGGACATCGAAACCGCCCGGACTGAGATTGAGATTCTGACCGGAACAATAGAGGATGGTGAATTTGATCTTGAAGAGCTAAAGCAGGCCAGAGAGATTCTCAGGGGGAAAGAGAAAGAAATAGAAACCGTCTATTTGCAGGAGCGGGAAGAGCTCGATAATCTTGAGAGGGAAAAAACATCAATCAGGAAAAATCGTGATAAAATAAGTGAAGACCTTCACCGTTCAGAACTAAAGTATAACGAATATACTATCAACATAAAAAACCTCAAGAGACGGATCAACGAAAAGTATGAACTTGAGGTCAGTCCTGTTGAACCAACTGAAGAGGAACTGGAGCAGCTTGACGGATGGCGTGCTGAAGTAAGGGAAATAGAGCACCAGCTTCATCAAATCGGTCCTGTAAACCTTCTCGCATTTGAGGAGTATGATGAAGAGAAAAAGAGATTTGATTTTTTTGCCGGACAAAGAAGCGACCTTATACAGTCGGAAAAAGATCTGATCAAAACTATAGACGAAATAAATACAACTGCTCAGAATCTCTTTTTTGAGACATTCGAGGCAATCAGGGAAAATTTTCAGAAAATATTCAGAAGTCTGTTCAGGCAGGAAGATGAAGCCGACCTTCGACTCGAAGAGGGGGTTGACCCGTTGGAAGCCAGAATAGAAATAATTGCCAAACCCCGGGGGAAAAGGCCTACATCCATAGAGCTGCTTTCAGGCGGTGAGAAAACACTTACTGCAATTGCACTTCTTTTTGCTATCTACTTGGTGAAACCGTCGCCATTCTGCATACTTGATGAGATTGATGCTCCTCTTGACGATGCGAACATCGACAGATTCACGAAGATCATCAGAGAATTTAGCGAAAACACGCAATTTATTGTGGTTACTCACAACAAACGAACAATGGAAGCTGCGGATACGATGTATGGTGTCACCATGCAGGAAGAAGGCGTCTCAAAACTTGTGAGCGTCAGATTTAACGAAGATTTCAACATCGTAGCGTAG
- the rpsT gene encoding 30S ribosomal protein S20 codes for MANHRSAEKRIRQSARRRDINKASISKMKTLVKKVLTTTTLDEATAFYKEAVAHLDRISVKGRIHKNNASRKKSRLTLHINSLTKA; via the coding sequence ATGGCAAACCACAGATCTGCTGAAAAGAGAATCAGACAAAGCGCAAGAAGACGCGACATCAACAAAGCTTCCATCTCCAAGATGAAAACTTTGGTTAAAAAGGTTCTTACCACTACCACTCTCGACGAAGCAACCGCTTTCTACAAAGAAGCTGTCGCCCATCTTGACAGAATCAGTGTTAAAGGAAGAATCCACAAAAATAACGCTTCCCGCAAAAAATCGAGATTGACTCTCCACATTAACAGCTTAACAAAAGCTTAA